From Camelina sativa cultivar DH55 chromosome 7, Cs, whole genome shotgun sequence, one genomic window encodes:
- the LOC104703167 gene encoding uncharacterized protein LOC104703167: MDKSWITKHRLSKDYRTGVKDFLDFAFSDIKKEMIKCPCQRCCLVKYKHRVEVKVDDDLICHGILPTYTNWYLHGEQLDFHEETIGLESESNVDHVENQTINLLGDAFPSMDNSFNESASMPTDQSKQKEAFDDLLADGNQALYEGCQAFSKLSFTLKLYHIKCMSRINDKGMSLIIDLLKEAFEHAKLPDSFNDMKKIIRKFGFNYESIHVCPNDCMLYWGDDASRDTCKVCKSSRWKTRIVDDSVEEKKKKKKQQAAKVRRYFPLKPRLQRLFMSSKTAEFMRWHADSENKDGKLRHPRDGNAWKAFNQQFLDFASDPRNVRLGLTTDGFNPFGSMSTNYSVWPVILVPFNFPPWMSMKETSMILSMIIPGKHMPSNDIDIYLQPLIQELKELWHEGVSTFDASLKETFCMRAVS; this comes from the coding sequence ATGGACAAGTCTTGGATCACAAAACATCGTTTATCTAAAGATTACAGAACTGGAGTCAaagattttttggattttgcatTTAGTGATATTAAGAAAGAGATGATAAAATGTCCTTGCCAGCGTTGCTGCCTGGTTAAATACAAGCATAGGGTTGAGGTtaaggttgatgatgatttaatATGTCATGGTATTCTACCAACATATACAAATTGGTATCTACATGGAGAACAATTAGATTTCCATGAAGAAACCATTGGATTAGAATCTGAATCCAATGTAGATCATGTTGAAAACCAAACTATAAATCTACTTGGAGATGCTTTTCCAAGTATGGATAATAGTTTTAATGAATCTGCTAGTATGCCCACTGATCAATCAAAGCAAAAGGAAGCATTTGATGATTTGTTAGCAGACGGTAATCAAGCTCTCTATGAAGGTTGTCAAGCGTTCAGCAAGTTATCGTTCACTCTTAAGCTATACCACATCAAATGTATGTCTAGGATCAATGACAAGGGAATGTCACTGATAATTGACCTTTTGAAAGAAGCTTTTGAGCATGCAAAGCTACCAGATTCATTTAACGATATGAAAAAGATTATCCGTAAGTTCGGATTTAACTATGAGTCTATTCATGTGTGCCCTAATGATTGCATGCTATATTGGGGAGATGATGCATCTAGAGACACTTGCAAAGTCTGTAAAAGTTCAAGATGGAAGACTAGGATAGTCGATGATTCAGtggaggaaaagaagaagaagaaaaagcaacaaGCTGCTAAAGTTCGTAGATATTTTCCATTGAAACCACGCTTGCAGCGTCTCTTCATGTCATCCAAAACTGCTGAATTTATGAGGTGGCATGCTGATTCGGAGAATAAAGATGGTAAGCTAAGGCATCCTAGAGATGGAAATGCTTGGAAAGCatttaatcaacaatttctAGACTTTGCATCAGATCCAAGAAATGTAAGACTAGGATTGACAactgatgggttcaatccatttggtTCTATGAGTACAAACTACAGTGTATGGCCTGTGATTTTAGTTCCTTTTAACTTTCCGCCTTGGATGTCCATGAAGGAAACATCAATGATTCTTTCAATGATAATTCCGGGGAAACACATGCCGAGTAATGATATTGATATCTATCTTCAACCACTTATACAAGAACTGAAAGAATTATGGCATGAGGGTGTGTCTACATTTGATGCCTCTTTAAAAGAGACATTTTGTATGCGTGCAGTATCTTAG